The genomic interval CCAGCGACTTCTTGGCGTTCTGCTCCACCATGAGCACCGCGACGCCCGTACCGTTCACCTCGACGATCTTGTCGAAGATCATGTCGACGAGGAGCGGCGCGAGGCCGGCGGACGGCTCGTCGAGCATCAGGAGCCGCGGGTCGAGCATCAACGCGCGCCCCATCGCCACCATCTGGCGCTCGCCGCCAGACATCTTGCCTGCGCGCTGCTTGCGGCGCTCGGCGAGGCGCGGGAACAGCTCGTAGACGCGCTCCTTCTGCTCCGCCAAGGAGCCGGAGCGGATGTAGCCGCCCATGTCGAGGTTCTCCTCGACGGTCAGGTTGGGGAAGACGTTGTCCACCTGCGGGACGTAGGAGAGCCCGAGCCGCACGAGCCGCTCCGGCGCCATGCCGGACACGTCGCGTCCGGCGAAGGTCACCGACCCCTCCCACGGCTTCAACAGTCCGAAGATGAGCTTCATCACGGTCGACTTGCCGGCGCCGTTAGGCCCGACGATCGAGACGATCTCGCCCTCTTCGACGGTTAGGTCGACGCCCCTGAGCACCTGCATCTCGCCGTAGCCCGCGACGGCGCCCTCAACCCTCAAGAGCGGCATACTGCCCTCCCAAGTACGCTTCCAGGACGCGCGGGTCGGACTTCACGAGCGACGGCGGACCCTCGACGAGCTTGCTGCCCTGGTTCATGACGACCACCGGGTTGCATAGGCCCATGACGAGGGGCATGTCGTGCTCGATGAGCAGGAAGGTGATGCCGCGCTCGCGGTTCAGCTGCTCGATCTTCTCGCGGATCTTGCCCATGAGCGTGGGGTTGACGCCGGCGCCCGGCTCGTCGAGGAGGACGACCTTGGGGTCGGCCATCAGCGTGCGCGCGAGCTCGAGCAGCTTCTTCTGGCCGCCGGACATGGCCCCGGCCGGCTGCTCGGCCATGTGGGCGAGGTTCACGTACTCGAGGACCTCGCGGGCCTTCTCGCGCAGGCGCCGCTCCTGGGCCCTCACGGCCCCCGGCCGTACGACGGGGTTCCAGAACCGCTCGCCGATCTGGCCCTTGGGCACGAGCATCAGGTTCTCGGTGACCGTCATGCTCTTGTGCTCGCGCGGGATCTGGAACGTGCGGCAGAGGCCCTTGCGGAAGAGGAGGTGGGACGGCAGCCCGGTCACGTCCTCGCCGTCCAGGTAGACGCGGCCGGAGTCGGGCTGGTGGAAGCCGGACACCAGGCTGAAGAGGGTCGTCTTGCCCGCGCCGTTCGGGCCGATGAGGCCCGTGATGCTGCCAGGCGCGACATCGAACGAGCAGGCGTTGACGGCGCGCAGGCCCCCGAAATCCTTCGTCAGCCCTTGGATGCTCAGCAGCGGCACGCTCGCACGGACGTCGCCTGGCCGGCCGGCCGGCCGGACCGACCCCGGTGACGAACTTGCGGGATGAGTATCCGACACGTTCATTGACCTCGCTTTGTGCGCTTCTTTGCGCTTAGTTCGGCGGCATCGTAACACTTCGTGCGAGCTCGCCGGGAGGCCGCCGTGGAGCGCGCCGGCGGTCGGCCCACGCCGGTTGCGTCGTGGAGCGACTCGTCCGGGCCCGGCGCGGCGTCCTTTGGTTAGGGCGGTGGGGCGCCGGCCCGACGGCGCTAGCGCACCGCGGCGAGCATCTCGTCGACGGCGACCAGCTTCACGCGCGGCCTCCCTGCGCCCGCGCCCGCGGCCGTCTCCACGGCGTCGAGCCGCGCCCAGTCGGCTGCCGTGAACGGCCGCGCGCCGCGTGTCGCCAGCATCTCGTCGACGGCTTCCGGACGCGGGTCGACGGGGGCGGGCAACTCGTCGGACAGGAGGCTAGCCACCGTCTCCATGGCGCACGCCTTGTTGGTGCCGATCACGCCGCTCGGTCCGCGCTTGATCCAGCCGGCCACGTAGAGCCCGGGGACGGGCGCGCCACCGCGCGCCTCGAGCACCCTGCCGGCGTCGTTCGGGATCACGCCGGAACGTTCGTCGAACGGCACGCCGGCCAGCGGCGTGCCCTGGTAGCCCACTGACCGGAAGACGAGCTCGGCGCTCAACTCCTCCGTCTCGCCCGTCGCCACCGCGGCGAGCCCGCCACCGGGCCGCTCGTCCAAGCGGTTCTTGCCGAACACGACACTGCGCACGCGTCCTTCGCCGCGGAGCTCGAGCGGCGAGAGGAGGAAGCGGATGTGCACCCGGCGCGGCTTGCCTTCCGGCCGCTGCTTGGCGAAGCCGCGCAGCACCTCGAGGTTCTTCGTGGCGTTCACGTCGCCCGCGATGGCGGCCAGACTGGCCTCGCCGACGTCGAGCTCGTCCTCGCGGACGAAGATGTCGGCGTTGGCGAGCTCGCCAAGCTCGCGGAGCTCCTTGGTGGTGAACTTCGCCTCGGCGGGGCCGCGGCGGCCGACGATCACGATGTCCTCGACCGTCGAGCCCCGCAGCCGCTCGAGCGCGTGGTCGGCGATGTCGGTCTCGCCAAGCTCCGTCACCGTCTTGGCGAGGACGCGCGTGACGTCGATGGCGACGTTGCCGACGCCGATCACCACGGCCGTCTTGGCGTCGAGAGGCACCTCGAGGCCCTGGAAGTCCGGGTGCGAGTTGTACCAGGCGACGAACTCGGTGGCCGACATGCTGCCGGGCAGGTCCTCGCCCGGGATCCCGAGGCGCCTGTCCGTCGGCGACCCGACCGTGAGGACGACCGCGTGGTAGTGACGCCGCAGGTCGTCCAGGCTCAGGTCCCTGCCCAGCTCCACGTTGCCGAGGTAGCGCACGCGCGGGTCGGCCAGGGTGCGATCGTAGAGGCGCGTGACGGACTTGATCTTCTGATGGTCGGGAGCCACGCCGAAGCGCACGAGGCCGTAGGGCGTGGGCAGGCGCTCGATCAGGTCGACGGAAGCGCCGTCTCCCAGCCCCTTCAGCAGAGCTTCCGTTGCGTAGAAGCCGGCCGGGCCGGCGCCGACAACCGCGATGCGAGTCACCTTGGCGTCGCTTTCCATGCCTCGATTATGGCAGGCCGGCTCACCTGGCACGGGAAGCACGCGGCGCGGTAAGCTGCTCGGCCATATGGAAGTCGCTCCAGCACACCCATCCGAGGCCGCGCGCTCGAACCACGAGCCGCAGGCGGCCTCGCCGTGGCCCATCAGGGTGCAGAAGTACGGCGGCACGAGCGTAGGTGACTTCGACCGCATCGGCAAGGTGGCCGCCCGCATCGAACGGGCCGTCCTTGTCGGCGAGAAGGTCGTCGTGACGGTCTCGGCCATGGGCAGGACCACCGACCAGCTCATCGGGCTGGCGCGCGAGGTCACGAGCCGGCCGTCGCGGCGCGAGCTCGACGTGCTGCTGTCAACGGGCGAGCAGCAGTCCATCGCCCTGGTCGCCATGGCGCTCCACGAGCGCGGCATCGAGGCCCGCTCGTTCACCGGCGCACAAGCCGGTTTCCTGACCGACTCACGACACGGGTCGGCGCGCATCCTGGAGGTCGACCCGCGTCCGGTGCTCGCCGCCCTCGCGGAGGTCGACGTCGTGGTCGTAGCCGGCTTCCAAGGGGCCGACGCCGGCGGGCATATCACCACGCTCGGGCGCGGGGGCTCGGACACGACGGCCGTGGCGCTCGCCGCCGCGCTCCGCGCGCCCGAGTGCGAGATCTTCACGGACACGGACGGCGTGTACACCACCGACCCGCACCGCGTCTCCAGCGCCACCAAGCTGGCCGTCGTCGACTACGACGAGATGATCGAGCTCGCGAGCCAGGGCGCCAAGGTCCTGCACCCGCGCAGCGTCTGGTACGCGCGGCGCTACGGCGTGCGCGTCCACGTGCGCTCGTCGTTCGGCAACGCGGCCGGCACGATCGTCACGCGCGTGGCGCACCCACAGGAGGGGAACATGAGCATGATCGCCGACAAGCCGGTAACGGGGGTCGCCCTCGATCTCAACCATGCCCGCGTCGACCTCCACGAGGTGCCGGACCGGCCGGGCGTGGCGGGGCTCATCTTCGGGGCGCTCGGACGCGCCGACGTCAGCGTCGACATGATCATCCAGGGCGTGCGTGGGGCGTCGGACAGCCGCCAGCAGATGGCCTTCATCGTCGGTAAGGACGTCGTCCCTGACGCCCTCGCCGCGCTCGAGCCCGTGCTCGCCGAGATGGGCGCGCACGCCGAGGTCGACACCGAGGTCGCGAAGGTCTCCATCGTCGGCATCGCCATCGGCTCCACGCCAGGTGTCGCCGCTCGCATGTTCGACGCCGTCGCGGCGGCGAACGCCAACATCGACATGATCACTACGAGCGAGGTGCGCATCAGCGTGCTCATCCCGGCGGAGCGCGCCCAGGCGGTCCTCGAGACCGTGCACGCGGCTTTCGGTCTGGACGCCGCGGACGGCGCCGCCGCGGACGACTAGACGCCTAGACGAGCGTGCGCGCCGATCGCCTAGAGCAGGTGTTCCTTCGGCCCAGCTCCGGACGGCTGCAGGCGCTGATCGTCCTCGAGTCGGAAGCCGGCGCGCGTGAGCGCGTGACGCTCTCGTCCCCGACGAGCGGGGTGGACGCGGCCGCCGAGCTGGCCGCAGCGCGCTACGTCGCGCGCTGGTTGTGGAACCGCGGCGGGACGACCGCCGGCCTCGTGCGCGTGCGGCGCGAGCGCGGCGCCGCGCTCGAGGAGGCGCGCGAGGCGCGCGGCGAACTCCTGGCCGAGTTGGAGCGCCTCGGGCGGGGGCGCGGCTCATGACGTCGCGGCTCACGACCTTGGCTTACGTGCGCCAGGGCACCAGGACGCTGATGCTGCGCAGGGGACCGGGGTACGCGGGCGAACATGGCAGGTGGAACGGCCTCGGCGGCAAGCTCGAGCCGGGCGAGACGCCCGAGGAGTGCATGCGCAGGGAAGTCTTCGAGGAGTCCTCGCTCAGGGTGGAGGAGGCGCGTTACAAGGGTCTGCTCACCTTCCCGGGCTTCGACGGCGAGACGGACGTCTACGTGTTCGTCTTCGTCGTCACGCGCTTCACGGGCGAGCCGCGCGCCTCGAGCGAGGGCGAGCTCTTCTGGGTCGAGACGGCCGAGCTCACCGCGCTCGACCTGTGGGAGGGCGACAGGCACTTCCTGCCGTGGTTGGACGAACCCGGCACCTTCTCGGCGAAGTTCCGGTACGCGGACGGCAGGTACTTGGGTCATGAGGTCGTCCGCTACTAGTAGCGGTGGTCCGCTACGAGCAGGATGATCCGCTACCAGCAGCGACGGCACGTCAATGGGTAGTCGACGCCGCAACGGCCAACGGCTCAGGCGTCGCGAAGCTCGGTCGCGACGGCCGCCAGCTTCTCCCTGTCGACCATGCCAAGCAGGCGCTGCGCGAGCCCGATGTCGCCTCGCACCTTGAGGCGGCCCGTGAACAGGGCGGTCGTCGCGCTGAGCTGGCCCGCCAGCAGCCGGACCAGGTCGTCGTCGCTCACCTTGATGGTCACGTCCGGGTCGGCCGCCGTGCCCTCGTGGGCCACCACCGCGCCACCCTCGAGCACGTGGTACACGGGCTCCGAGACGGCGTACTGCACGACTGTGCGCCCGGCCTGAGTGGCCGAGCGCGTGACTTCCGACGCCCGCACGGCCTCCGGGACGCGCATGAGCAGGTCCTTGGTCCTCATGCGCCCAGTCTAGCGGCGCCCGAGCGACGCGGCGTCCTCGGGAGCGACGCCGACCGGCGAGCGCCAATCGGGCGGTCGTGAGCGAGGGCGCGGCGCCGTCCCGGTCGACGCCGCGCGACCGTCGAAGGCCGCGGTGGCCTCCCAGGGCGCGCCGCACCCTCCGCTATACTCGCCGTGGACGATGCGCGTTCTCGCCGCGCCGGCGCTTCCCGGCCGCGGCGCGCGCATCCAGGGTGGGTACCTTGCCGCATGCCGGTCCCGACCCGCCACCCTAGGAGAGAACCCGCGTGGACTTCGCGTTGCCGGACGAGATCATCAGCATGCAACAGGCAGTGCGCGAGTTCGCGCGCAACGAGATAGGTGCCGTGGCGGCCGACCTCGACAAGGCGCCGCGCTTCCCGTGGGAGACGCTGCGCAAAATGGGCGACCTCGGCCTGCTCGGCATGCTCACGCCCCCCGAGTACGGCGGCGCCGGCCTCGACACGCTGGCGTACACGGTGCTGCTCGAGGAGATAGCGGCCGTCGACGCGGCGCACGCCACCATCATGAGCGTTACGAACGGGCTGCCGCAGTCGCTCCTGTACAAGCACGGCACGGAGGAGCAGCGCCGCCGCTACCTCCCGCGCTTGGCAAGCGGCGAGTGGATAGGGGCGTTCTGCCTCTCCGAGCCCGGCAGCGGCTCCGACGCCGTCGCCATGGAGACGCGGGCCACGCGCGTGGAAGGCGGCTACGTCCTGAACGGTACGAAGGCCTGGATCACGTCGGGTGGCGAGGCGCAGTTCTACCTCGTCATGGCCAAGACGGACCGGGCAGCCGGGGCGCGGGGCGTGACGTGCTTCCTCGTGGAGAAGGGGGCCGCCGGCCTCGCGTTCGGCAAGCCGGAGGAGAAGCTCGGTCAGCACGCCGCCATCACCACCACCGTCACCTTCGACGACTGCTTCGTACCCGAGGAGAACGTCCTCGGCCAGGTCGGGCAGGGGTTCCTGATCGCCATGGCCGGACTCGACGGCGGGCGGATCGGCATCGCGGCCCTCGCCGTCGGGATCGCGCGGGCGGCTTACGAGGCGGCCCGCGACTACGCCGCGCAGCGCACGGCGTTCGGCCAGCCGATCCACGAGCACCAGGCCATCGGCTTCAGGCTGGCCGACATGGCGGTGGCGATCGAGTCCGCGCGGCTCATGACGCAGCGGGCGGCGTGGCTGAAGGACCGCGGGTACCGCACGACGGGCGAGGCGGCCATGGCCAAGTTGCAGGCGTCCGAGACGGCCGTCGCCGTCACGCACGGCGCCGTGCAGGTGTTCGGCGCTTACGGCTACACGAAGGCGTACCCTGTCGAGCGTTACTTCCGTGACGCCCGCGTCACTGAGATCTACGAGGGCACGAGCGAGATCCAGCGGATGGTCATCCACCGCCAGATCTACCGCGAGCTGGGCCGCTGAGGAAGGCGGTGGCGGCGAGCCGGGCCGCCTCCCCGAAGCGGGCAGGTCAGTCCACGACGGGCGCCTGGGGCCGTCCCGGCCCAAGGCCGTAGCAAGGAGCGAGCCATGATCGGTTTCGAACTCACGCAAGAGCAGAAGCAGTTCCAGAAGCTGGCCCGCGACTTCGTGCGCGAGCGCGTCATCCCGGTGGCGGCGCAGCACGACCGCGACGCCACGTACCCCCAGGACGTCGTGGAGGCGGCCTTCGCGGTCGGGCTCCTCAACGTCGGGGTCCCGGGCGCGGTCGGCGGCGCCGGCCTCGAGCTGCTCGACGAGGCGATCATCGGCGAGGAGTTCGGCTACGGCTGCATGGGCATCTACACGGTCCTGATGGCCTCGGAGCTGGGCATCACGCCGCTCCTCATCGCCGGGACCCACGAGCAGCACGAGCGGTTCCTGGCGCCCCTCACGCGCGGACCCCGCCTGGCGGCCTTCGCCCTGTCCGAGCCGAACAACGGCTCCGACGCGGCCGGCCTCGCCACCAAGGCCGAGTTCGACGGCGACGAGATCGTGATAACCGGCACGAAGACGTGGATCTCCAACGGCGGCATCGCCGACTTCAACGTGGTCTTCGCCACCTTCGACCCGAGCCTGAAGCATAGGGGGACGGTCGCGGTCGTCGTGGAGACCGACCGCCCCGGCTTCAGCGCCAACCAGCTTCACGGCAAGCTCGGCCAGCGCGCCAGCCCGACGTACGAGCTCGTCTTCGACGCAGTGCGCGTGCCGGCTTCCAACATGCTCGGCCAGCGGGGCGAGGGGTTCAAGATCGCCATGCGGACCCTCGATCGCACGCGGGTGCCGGTGGCGGCCGGCTCCGTCGGCGTCATGCGCAGGGCGCTCGACGAGTCGGCGCGGTACGCCCGCGAGCGTCAGGCGTTCGGCGGACCCATCGCCCGCTTCCAGGCCATCCAGTTCAAGCTTGCCAACATGAAGATCGCCCTGGAGACGGCGCGCTGGCAGACCTACCATGCCGCCTGGCTCGCCGACACGGGCCGACCGCACGCCGAAGCCGCCGCCATCGCGAAGGCGTACGCCTCCGACAGCGCCTTCGAGGCCACGCAGGAGGCCATCAACATCTTCGGCGGCTACGGCTACATGAACGAGTACCCCGTCGAGAAGCTCATGCGCGACGTCAAGCTCAACCAGATCTACGAGGGCACGAACGAGATCCAGAGGTTGGTCATCGCGCGCCACGTCCTAGAATGAGTCCAGCACGCGCGAGGTGGCCCGGTCCTCGACCGGCGGTCCGCCGCGGTCGCAATACGCCGAGCCGGCGCCGTTCCCGGCGCCCATGGAGGTAGGTAAGTGAAGGCAGTGACGATCATCAAGCAGGTGCCCGACGCCGAGGCGCGCGT from Trueperaceae bacterium carries:
- a CDS encoding ABC transporter ATP-binding protein; the encoded protein is MPLLRVEGAVAGYGEMQVLRGVDLTVEEGEIVSIVGPNGAGKSTVMKLIFGLLKPWEGSVTFAGRDVSGMAPERLVRLGLSYVPQVDNVFPNLTVEENLDMGGYIRSGSLAEQKERVYELFPRLAERRKQRAGKMSGGERQMVAMGRALMLDPRLLMLDEPSAGLAPLLVDMIFDKIVEVNGTGVAVLMVEQNAKKSLALAHRGYVLATGQNQVDGPGRDLLENPEVARLYLGG
- a CDS encoding ABC transporter ATP-binding protein, with the translated sequence MPLLSIQGLTKDFGGLRAVNACSFDVAPGSITGLIGPNGAGKTTLFSLVSGFHQPDSGRVYLDGEDVTGLPSHLLFRKGLCRTFQIPREHKSMTVTENLMLVPKGQIGERFWNPVVRPGAVRAQERRLREKAREVLEYVNLAHMAEQPAGAMSGGQKKLLELARTLMADPKVVLLDEPGAGVNPTLMGKIREKIEQLNRERGITFLLIEHDMPLVMGLCNPVVVMNQGSKLVEGPPSLVKSDPRVLEAYLGGQYAALEG
- a CDS encoding FAD-dependent oxidoreductase — encoded protein: MESDAKVTRIAVVGAGPAGFYATEALLKGLGDGASVDLIERLPTPYGLVRFGVAPDHQKIKSVTRLYDRTLADPRVRYLGNVELGRDLSLDDLRRHYHAVVLTVGSPTDRRLGIPGEDLPGSMSATEFVAWYNSHPDFQGLEVPLDAKTAVVIGVGNVAIDVTRVLAKTVTELGETDIADHALERLRGSTVEDIVIVGRRGPAEAKFTTKELRELGELANADIFVREDELDVGEASLAAIAGDVNATKNLEVLRGFAKQRPEGKPRRVHIRFLLSPLELRGEGRVRSVVFGKNRLDERPGGGLAAVATGETEELSAELVFRSVGYQGTPLAGVPFDERSGVIPNDAGRVLEARGGAPVPGLYVAGWIKRGPSGVIGTNKACAMETVASLLSDELPAPVDPRPEAVDEMLATRGARPFTAADWARLDAVETAAGAGAGRPRVKLVAVDEMLAAVR
- a CDS encoding aspartate kinase, encoding MEVAPAHPSEAARSNHEPQAASPWPIRVQKYGGTSVGDFDRIGKVAARIERAVLVGEKVVVTVSAMGRTTDQLIGLAREVTSRPSRRELDVLLSTGEQQSIALVAMALHERGIEARSFTGAQAGFLTDSRHGSARILEVDPRPVLAALAEVDVVVVAGFQGADAGGHITTLGRGGSDTTAVALAAALRAPECEIFTDTDGVYTTDPHRVSSATKLAVVDYDEMIELASQGAKVLHPRSVWYARRYGVRVHVRSSFGNAAGTIVTRVAHPQEGNMSMIADKPVTGVALDLNHARVDLHEVPDRPGVAGLIFGALGRADVSVDMIIQGVRGASDSRQQMAFIVGKDVVPDALAALEPVLAEMGAHAEVDTEVAKVSIVGIAIGSTPGVAARMFDAVAAANANIDMITTSEVRISVLIPAERAQAVLETVHAAFGLDAADGAAADD
- a CDS encoding 8-oxo-dGTP diphosphatase — its product is MTSRLTTLAYVRQGTRTLMLRRGPGYAGEHGRWNGLGGKLEPGETPEECMRREVFEESSLRVEEARYKGLLTFPGFDGETDVYVFVFVVTRFTGEPRASSEGELFWVETAELTALDLWEGDRHFLPWLDEPGTFSAKFRYADGRYLGHEVVRY
- a CDS encoding SCP2 sterol-binding domain-containing protein encodes the protein MRTKDLLMRVPEAVRASEVTRSATQAGRTVVQYAVSEPVYHVLEGGAVVAHEGTAADPDVTIKVSDDDLVRLLAGQLSATTALFTGRLKVRGDIGLAQRLLGMVDREKLAAVATELRDA
- a CDS encoding acyl-CoA dehydrogenase family protein encodes the protein MQQAVREFARNEIGAVAADLDKAPRFPWETLRKMGDLGLLGMLTPPEYGGAGLDTLAYTVLLEEIAAVDAAHATIMSVTNGLPQSLLYKHGTEEQRRRYLPRLASGEWIGAFCLSEPGSGSDAVAMETRATRVEGGYVLNGTKAWITSGGEAQFYLVMAKTDRAAGARGVTCFLVEKGAAGLAFGKPEEKLGQHAAITTTVTFDDCFVPEENVLGQVGQGFLIAMAGLDGGRIGIAALAVGIARAAYEAARDYAAQRTAFGQPIHEHQAIGFRLADMAVAIESARLMTQRAAWLKDRGYRTTGEAAMAKLQASETAVAVTHGAVQVFGAYGYTKAYPVERYFRDARVTEIYEGTSEIQRMVIHRQIYRELGR
- a CDS encoding acyl-CoA dehydrogenase family protein translates to MIGFELTQEQKQFQKLARDFVRERVIPVAAQHDRDATYPQDVVEAAFAVGLLNVGVPGAVGGAGLELLDEAIIGEEFGYGCMGIYTVLMASELGITPLLIAGTHEQHERFLAPLTRGPRLAAFALSEPNNGSDAAGLATKAEFDGDEIVITGTKTWISNGGIADFNVVFATFDPSLKHRGTVAVVVETDRPGFSANQLHGKLGQRASPTYELVFDAVRVPASNMLGQRGEGFKIAMRTLDRTRVPVAAGSVGVMRRALDESARYARERQAFGGPIARFQAIQFKLANMKIALETARWQTYHAAWLADTGRPHAEAAAIAKAYASDSAFEATQEAINIFGGYGYMNEYPVEKLMRDVKLNQIYEGTNEIQRLVIARHVLE